A stretch of DNA from Doryrhamphus excisus isolate RoL2022-K1 chromosome 6, RoL_Dexc_1.0, whole genome shotgun sequence:
CTGCAGATGAAGATGTTGGGAATCATTTCAAATGATGACACTCGCGTTGAATGTTACGGCTTGAGCCACTCTTGGCTTTGTTTTGTGTTCAGAGATATATTTAAATTGAGAGATGCAACGTGTACGTTTGGCTCTATTTTATAATAGTTTTGTAGGCCCTAGGCCGGAGAACGATGTAAGCACATGTTCAAAGCAATAATGGAAGAGTTGCTGAATCCGGCTTGCATTTTTGTCTGTGTACAAAGTGTAATTAAGAGGCTGACTATGTATATAACGTTCTTGCTACGGCAGGATGGGAGCATGTATCCAACCTGTGGTTACATACTAAATTTAATTTACCAATGTTATAATCCCATCTGTTTTATATCAcgataaataaatgtttttggtCTTTATGCCTCGTTATCTTGAATTAATTTGACAACTGAAGAAGTCATTCAGGCATCTCAAAGAGTAAGTAATAAACCAATTAAAACAAGCATAACGACTTAAATATAATGAAattgcgccctctgctggtcactTAGCTAACAACAAGCTGGTCATACGTACAATACTAACCCGGTACCCAGAAAAATTTCAATGATTTAATTATCATTTTAATACGCATTCGCTGCAATAGTATTTATGGCAGTTTTTAAATTTCTTATCAAACTTTTCCAGTTATAATCTATTTGGGATGACataaatttttaaattcataCCGTTAAAGGCCCAAACATAAGAGAAAAACATCACATAATAACTATAAAGGCTTGTAGAGAACAAAAGGCAACAAAGTGTGAGGTAAAgtgatatatgtatattgtgtatattcaACAGGAAGTGTCATGAAATAGTGGGAAGTGACAGTAACACGTGGTGCGTTTAAATGGCAAGTCAACGTTCCGCCCAGTGCCGCCGctgtccaatcacagggcatctTGTGTGACACTCCGCCCCTTTCACTGACGCCCTTGACTGTCTAATTTGCATAGCGAAAGTGTCGGCGCGGTATGTCTGCCACTGAAATGGCGGCACCCGCCACCGAGGCCAGCCCTTCGGTGGGTGTCGCGAGCGGTGCTTCGGTCGAGAACGACACCGAGCTCGACGGCCGAATACACGCGGAAACGGAGGAAACGGACGTCTCAGCGGAGCCGAAAATGGCGGAGGCCGGTGAGGCGGCGGAGCAGGCCGCTAGCAAGGCGCCGGCTCTGGAGGTGACACCCGCTGCCCAGGATACTGAGATGCCTCCGTCAGACCCGCAGCAGAACTCCGGGGAAGATAACACTGACAAGCCGAAAGGAGCTAAAGAAGAGCCCGGCGAGGAGAGCCGATATTCGGGTATGAACTGCGACAAGAGCAAAGCGAGTTGCGAAGACGACAAAGTGAACAGCGGCGATGGGGAGCTGGGGGAGAAGAGGCGACCCAGCCTGGAGATCTCCTCGTCGGACGGCGAACCGCTCAGCCGTATGGACTCCGAAGACAGGTAAGAAGTTTGGAACCGGGGGTGTCCGCAAATCGTCCGCTCAAATACGCCCACTCTAACTGGAAACAAATGTATGCAGTTTATTTACCGACACCGTCAATGGAACCCTTAAGTGTGTTTGTATTGTGTCATAGTAGCAtccaaatacaaggcattcattCAGAGactgtgtagtattctacagtgcatcactttttccacattttgtcatgttacagcctcattccaaattgtattaaattaatctcttaccacaaaattctacacaaaatactccattatgacaatgtgaaaaagtatttttttgactttttttgaatttattaaaaatagaaaactaagaaatcacatttacatgcaTATTCCCAGCCTTTGCcgtgaagctcaaaattgagctctggtgcatctttttttccactgatcatccttgagatctttctacagcttaattggagtccacctgcagtaaattcagttgattggacatgatttggaaaggcacacacctgtctatataaggtcccacagttgactgtgcatgtcagagcacaaacaccaagcatgaagtctaaagaactgtctgtagacctgcgagacaggattgtcttgaggcacacatctggggaaggatacagaaaaaattctgctgctttgaaggtcccaaatGAGCAccgtggcctccattattcataaatggaagacgtttggaaccaccaggactcttcctagagctggccggccttctaaactgagcgatcggggaagaagggccttagtcagggaggtgaccaaggccccgatggtcactctgtcagagctccagcgttcctctgtggagagaggagagccttccagaaggacaaccatctctgcagcaatccaccaatcaggcctgtatggtagagtggccagacgaaagccactccttagtaaaaggaacatggcagcccgtctggaatttgccaaaaagcacccgaatgactctcagaccatgagaaaccaaattctctggtctgatgagacaaagattgaactctttggtgtgaatgccaggcgccatgtttggaggaaaccaggcactgctcatcaccaggccaataccatccctacagtgaagcatggtggtggcagcatcatgctgtggggatgttcttcagcagcaggaactggcagactagtcaggatagaaggaaaaatgaatgcagcaatatatagagatatcctggatgaaaacctgctccagagcgctcttgacctcaggctggggcgaaggttcattcaCCCCAACAAACAGCTTTTactgaatgatctcacaacaggcacaataatccccaacGCAGGCGGTTGTTGCACCTTTAACCCGCgcaaagctaaaactcaaccctgaaccgtcaacgtcacttcctgtccgcccgccaCTCGGCTCCCCTGcttgaacacatttacagcaacaaacAATCATGAGCCGACTATTTATGTCTAAAATTGctgatttagaaggtggtaaacttgTTTTCCAGTGGCGTCATTGGGACTAtcttaggggggcttcagaccccctaaatgttcttaaaaccccctaaataatttgatattttttattgatttttttgtttgtttttttacaaaaaaaatctgacacattttatataatagggcaaaagcatgCTAATAAGCAAGTcagtaataatactaatactagcctactactactactactgctagtagTACACTCTAAATACTTcatactgtaatatttgttatttacatGTCAAACAACCcttttatgtgttgtttttatttttattgtttagaTAATTATAACAAGATATTTGCGTCCAAGTGAAAGTTCTGCTTGAAATGgatctttttccacaaaaagctggttttctcagttttagtcaggaactgatattttcctgaaacttagctatgttccactgctgatcattaaagaatggaaaacgtaaaaacaattattgtttttttttttgtttttttttacaaaaaaatatctgacacattttatacaatacggcaaaaacatgctaatatgcaagccaataagcaggctaatactagcctactactattactagtagtagtagtagtaatcagaagaagaagaatgatagtaataataggttcttatttgttttttgtatttttttttatttttgtatttttttgtctactacattcattcgtatcctgtgcatctccagggggctaagcccccccttgtcctcagaacctagtgacccCCCTGATGTTTTCTGTGCTCCAACTATAATAACTATTTTAAGGAGGAATCGTTctttgaggaaattcacttatcacggttcgGGAagcatgataaatgagggataaaTCCACTATTGTGAGACATTTTAGACTTATTTAAAATAGCAGTAAACTGACGCCTGATCCTCGGTTTTCCCCCGCATCTCTGGCTCCCTCGGCAGCATCAGCAGCACCCTGATGGAGATGGAGAGCACGGTGTCCAGCGGCCGCTCCACCCCGGCCATGATGAACGGTCAGAGCAGCGCCGGTTCCTCTGCTGCTAAGACGGTGGCTTACTCTTGTTGCTGGGACCTTTGTCTGCAGTACTTCAACTCCAGTCCTGATCTCGCCGAGCATATCCGGGGCGTCCACGTGGATGGACAACGAGGCGAGGTCAGTAGATTTCAACATTGCACGTGCAACTTCAAACCACCCGTGTGTTCTGTCAAAGTCATTTTAACCCACAGGGAATCATGTTGGGAATCCGCTACACGAATGGAGATGTTTCAGCCAGTCATCATGAACTTTcacttttgatttgatttgatttgaatgaaTCCGCCATCCAACAAGATGTCCGCCAACCCTTGTCTCCGTCTTtcaggtgtttgtgtgtctttggaAAGGTTGCAAGGTCTACAATACTCCCTCAACCAGTCAGAGTTGGCTCCAGAGACACATGCTGACCCACAGTGGGGATAAACCCTTTAAGGTGATCCTTCAACACTCAACATTATTCCGCTCCCGTACGCTCCTTCTTCTCCGCGCCTCGGTTCCGACTTACCGGCTCCACTCTTTCCATGTGTTTCAAGAATATTTTAATGTTCTCATTCAATACCAATCACCTAGCCATAGCTTTTTATAAACACAAACACCCCATCCCTAAAGCGTATTTTTAcctattttatcatttttagtcAGAGACATGCAACTGCCCAGTAATGGATGTCatggccacaagggggcgcaAGTGAGTTGGCTAAAAGATGGCATGCGTGGATCATTGGCAGGTAGAAACacacaagcaggaagtggaacaaaagtgggaacaaaaacacatgcgcacacacacagtttagttccaaatgtaAACACTCTAAATACTTcatactgtaatatttattatttccatgTCAAACAACCCTTTTACgtgttgttttaattttttgacacgttttatataatagggcaaaagcataGGGCAAGCCAATAAGTAGGCTAacactagcctactactactactgctagtagTACACTCTAAATACTTcatactgtaatatttattatttccatgtcaaacaacccttttatgtgttgttttaattttttgacacattatatttatataatagggcaaaagcacaGGGCAAGCCAATAagtaggctaatactagcctactactactactgctagtagTACACTCTAAATACTTcatactgtaatatttgttatttacatGTCAAACAACCcttttatgtgttttaattttttgacacattatatttatataatagggcaaaagcataGGGCAAGCCAATAagtaggctaatactagcctactactgcTAGTAGTACACTCTAAATACTTcatactgtaatatttattatttacatgtcAAACAACCCTTTTACgtgttgttttaattttttgacacattttatataatagggcaaaagcataGGGCAAGCCAATAagtaggctaatactagcctactactactactgctagtagTACACTCTAAATACTTcatactgtaatatttgttatttacatGTCAAACAACCcttttatgtgttgttttaattttttgacacattttatataatagggcaaaagcacaGGGCAAGCCAATAagtaggctaatactagcctactactgcTAGTAGTACACTCTAAATACTTcatactgtaatatttgttatttacatatttactgaatgatctcacaacaggcacaataatccccaacGCAGGCGGTTGTTGCACCTTTAACCCGCgcaaagctaaaactcaaccctgaaccgtcaacgtcacttcctgtccgcccgccaCTCGGCTCCCCTGcttgaacacatttacagcgaCAAACAATCATGAGCCGACTATTTATGTCTAAAATTGctgatttagaaggtggtaaacctGTTTTCCAGTGGCGTCATTGGGACTAtcttaggggggcttcagaccccctaaatgttcttaaaaccccctaaataatttgatattttttattgatttttttgtttgtttttttacaaaataaatctgacacattttatataatagggcaaaagcatgctaataagcaagccagtaataatactaatactagcctactactactactactgctagtagTACACTCTAAATACTTcatactgtaatatttgttatttacatgtaaaataacccttttatgtgttgtttttatttttattgtttagaTAATTATAACAAGATATTTGCGTCCAAgtcaaagttatgcttgaaatggatctttttccacaaaaagctggttttctccgttttagtcgggaactgatattttcctgaaacttagctatcTTCTACTGCTGATCATTAAAGACTGGAAAACGTAAAAAACACATGTATTTAGGAGgtcgcaaacaggttttctatgctcgaaTTATGAAGGTATTCCATTcatgaaaaagtaataaaaattataCGAGTCTAactttgactataggggtgctattccctTTCTAGGTGGCTCAAAtagtgttaaaatgtatttagacggttgtaaacaggtttactatgctCTTAATTATGAAacaattccatttatttatgagtaaaactttgactatagggctgttattccCTTTCTAGGTGACTCTaagtgttaaaatgtatttagacggttgtaaacaggtttactaGGCTTTTTATTATGAAAGTACTCAATTTATAAACAAGTAAGAAATAATACGAGTCTAactttgactataggggtgctattccctTTCTAGGTGGCTCTAAtggtgttaaaatgtatttagaaggtcgtaaacaggttttctatgctcttaattATGAAagaattccatttatttatgagtaaaactttgactatagggctgttattccCTTTCTAGGTgactctaatagtgttaaaatgtatttagacggttgtaaacaggttttctatgctcttaattATGAAagaattccatttatttatgagtaaaactttgactataggggtgctattccctTTCTAGGTgactctaatagtgttaaaatgtatttagaaggttgtaaacaggtttactgTGCTTTTATTATGAAAGTACTCAATTTATAAACAAGTAAGAAATAATACGAGTCTAactttgactataggggtgctattccctTTCTAGgtggctctaatagtgttaaaatgtatttagacggttgtaaacaggttttctatgctcttaattATGAAagaattccatttatttatgagtaaaactttgactataggggtgctattccctTTCTAGGTgactctaatagtgttaaaatgtatttagacggttgtaaacaggtttactatgctTTTATTATGAAAGTACTCAATTTATAAACAAGTAAGAAATAATATGAGTCTAactttgactataggggtgctattccctTTCTAGgtggctctaatagtgttaaaatgtatttagacggttgtaaacaggttttctatgctcttaattATGAAagaattccatttatttatgagtaaaactttgactataggggtgctattccctTTCTAGGTgactctaatagtgttaaaatgtatttagacggttgtaaacaggtttactatgctTTTTATTATGAAAGTACTCAATTTATAAACAAGTAAGAAATAATATGAGTCTAactttgactataggggtgctattccctTTCTAGGTgactctaatagtgttaaaatgtatttagatggttgtaaacaggtttactatgctTTTTATTATGAAAGTACTCAATTTATAAACAAGTAAGAAATAATATGAGTCTAactttgactataggggtgctattccctTTCTAGgtggctctaatagtgttaaaatgtatttcgacggttgtaaacaggttttctatgctcttaattATGAAagaattccatttatttatgagtaaaactttgactatagggctgttattccCTTTCTAGGTgactctaatagtgttaaaatgtatttagaaggttgtaaacaggtttactatgctTTTTATTATGAAAGTACTCAATTTATAAACAAGTAAGAAATAATATGAGTCTAactttgactataggggtgctattccctTTCTAGGTgactctaatagtgttaaaatgtatttagaaggttgtaaacaggtttactatgctTTTTATTATGAAAGTACTCAATTTATAAACAAGTAAGAAATAATACGAGTCTAactttgactataggggtgctattccctTTCTAGgtggctctaatagtgttaaaatgtatttagaaggtcataaaatgGTTTACTATGCTTTTATTatgaaagtattattattattaagtgatACATAAGTAAGTAATACAACTTCATGGAAGTTCATTGAAGAAGGTTGCGTCTGGAATAAGTAACCGCAATAAATGGGGGGGGATTAAAATTGGGGGTTGCATCCATTTGAGTCCATACGTGCTTCAGCCACGCCCCctaaacatcattcattcatcatcacGACTGACGTTTTGAAGCACAAGGCGGCACGTGTTTACCTGTGTTTTGTCTGCCAGGCTGCAGTAAATACCCACAACCTTGTCTTGCTCTGTGCCGCAGTGTGTGGTTGGTGGCTGCAACGCAAGTTTCGCTTCCCAAGGAGGGCTGGCTCGCCACGTTCCCAGTCACTTCAGCCAACAGAGCTCTTCTAAAATGGCCAGCCAGGCCAAACTCAAGGAGGAGTCCCCCTCCAAGGCGGGCCTCAACAAGAGGAggaaactcaaaaacaaaagcaggtgCTCCCTACGTACGTAAACCAAAATACGCACTACACAAACATGGCGTCACTCATCATCGAGTCCTGGTCCACCATGTTCAGATCACATGACCCAGCCAAACGAGTAGAAACATGGGAGATCAACGTTAAACCATAGAAACAATTTACCCGTGTCCGGCAACATTTTGAGCagccgtcatcatcatcatgtcaccAACCGACCGAGAACGATGCTCGTTTTGGTTCGATGCTTGACCCCCACTGTCTGTCCACCCCACCAGCGAGGCCCCATGACTTCTTTGATGCCCAAACCATGGACGCCATCCGTCACCGAGCCATCTGTTTCAACCTCGCTACTCAAATCGAAAGCTTGGGCAACGGCCACAGCGTGGTCTTTAACAGCACGGTGAGTCTCTCGCCTTCAGTCGGCGTTTCCTCATCTTGTTAAAAACTCCAAACCGATTAGCTAAAACAGGAAGGATGAAGCCACACTTTATAAATATCTACCTTTGAACATTTGGGAGCGAAAAGGAAAGGACTTTAATATGCTGCGTTTCCATCTATTCACTCCTTTTATTTTTGGCCACCAGGGGGTGTTAGAGTTTCACTtttggaaacattcattcaggctgctgtttttatttttaaactctgCACTTTAagtgaacctttttttttttttgcctgaagGCTTGGTGGTTTTGTTCTCTGAATCAAACCTCACAAGAAAGACAATTGTATTGTgcgtatagtatagtatatgtgtATGCTACCCCTACCATTCTTAGCGCAGTGTGCAATGGATTATTCATTAGTCTTGTAAATATAAGCATAGGAAATACAGTTTTCATCACAATTTCATTTATAAGTGATCTCCAAATGGGCCAGGAGTgtccaatatatttttattgaaggCTTAGTTTTAGAAATGTTCTTTGGGGTCAAAATTGCATTGACACACATTCTTCTCAAGCCGCATCTGGCCCCcaggccttgagtttgacacccgtgAAATAGGCAAGTTTTACTGTATAACTGTAACATTTTGATGCTTATATTTGTGCCGggtctgcacggcggtcgagtggtgagcgcgcagacctcacagctaggagaccagggttcaatcccaccctcggccatctctgtgtggagtttgcatgttctccccgtgcatgcgtgggttttctccgggtactccgctttcccccaaaaacatgctaggttaattagccactccaaattgtccataggtatgaatgtgagtgtgaatggttgtttgtctatatgtgccctgtgattggctggccaccagtccggggtgtagaagacagctgggataggctccagcaccccc
This window harbors:
- the LOC131131340 gene encoding zinc finger protein aebp2-like isoform X1; translated protein: MSATEMAAPATEASPSVGVASGASVENDTELDGRIHAETEETDVSAEPKMAEAGEAAEQAASKAPALEVTPAAQDTEMPPSDPQQNSGEDNTDKPKGAKEEPGEESRYSGMNCDKSKASCEDDKVNSGDGELGEKRRPSLEISSSDGEPLSRMDSEDSISSTLMEMESTVSSGRSTPAMMNGQSSAGSSAAKTVAYSCCWDLCLQYFNSSPDLAEHIRGVHVDGQRGEVFVCLWKGCKVYNTPSTSQSWLQRHMLTHSGDKPFKCVVGGCNASFASQGGLARHVPSHFSQQSSSKMASQAKLKEESPSKAGLNKRRKLKNKSRCSLPRPHDFFDAQTMDAIRHRAICFNLATQIESLGNGHSVVFNSTVLAKRTEESGKVKVLLRWTPEDILPDEWVSETERSQLKTKLVHLSQLPRDTAPLLDPYIYRALPRERKKQSL
- the LOC131131340 gene encoding zinc finger protein AEBP2-like isoform X2; protein product: MSATEMAAPATEASPSVGVASGASVENDTELDGRIHAETEETDVSAEPKMAEAGEAAEQAASKAPALEVTPAAQDTEMPPSDPQQNSGEDNTDKPKGAKEEPGEESRYSGMNCDKSKASCEDDKVNSGDGELGEKRRPSLEISSSDGEPLSRMDSEDSISSTLMEMESTVSSGRSTPAMMNGQSSAGSSAAKTVAYSCCWDLCLQYFNSSPDLAEHIRGVHVDGQRGEVFVCLWKGCKVYNTPSTSQSWLQRHMLTHSGDKPFKCVVGGCNASFASQGGLARHVPSHFSQQSSSKMASQAKLKEESPSKAGLNKRRKLKNKSRCSLPRPHDFFDAQTMDAIRHRAICFNLATQIESLGNGHSVVFNSTVLAKRTEESGKVKVLLRWTPEDM